From Hyla sarda isolate aHylSar1 chromosome 5, aHylSar1.hap1, whole genome shotgun sequence, a single genomic window includes:
- the EIF1B gene encoding eukaryotic translation initiation factor 1b has product MSSIQNLNSFDPFADATKGDDLLPAGTEDYIHIRIQQRNGRKTLTTVQGIADDYDKKKLVKAFKKKFACNGTVIEHPEYGEVIQLQGDQRKNICQFLMEIGIVKEEQLKVHGF; this is encoded by the exons ATGTCCTCTATCCAGAACCTCAACTCTTTCG ACCCCTTTGCTGATGCAACTAAGGGTGACGACTTACTCCCGGCAGGGACAGAAGATTATATCCATATAAGAATTCAACAACGAAACGGCAGGAAGACTCTGACCACTGTACAGGGTATCGCTGATGATTACGACAAAAAGAAACTTGTAAAAGCCTTTAAGAAG AAATTTGCCTGTAATGGTACTGTGATTGAACATCCAGAGTACGGTGAAGTCATTCAGCTCCAGGGTGACCAGAGGAAAAACATCTGTCAGTTTCTCATGGAA ATTGGCATTGTGAAGGAAGAACAGCTGAAGGTCCATGGTTTCTGA